GCACTTCCTGCGTGCAATGGGGGGCATGTTCGCTTTCGTGGGCAGCCAGTTTCGGCTGGAGGTGGACGGCGAGGAGTTCTTCATCGATCTGTTGCTGTTCCACCGCCGCTTGAAGAGCCTCGTAGCGATCGAACTGAAGATCGGCAAGTTCCAGCCCGAGTTCGTCGGCAAGATGCAGTTCTATCTGACCGCTCTCGACCGGCAGGTGCGCGAGGCGGACGAGAACCCCAGCATCGGCATCATCCTGTGCAAGGAGAAGTAACCGCACGGTCGTCGAGTATGCCCTGTACGACGCCCGCAAACCCATCGGCGTGGCGACGTACCGCACCGTCAAACGCCTGCCTAATGAACTGAAAGGCCAGATCCCCGGACCGGAAGAGATTGCCAAGTTGCTGGAGGCAACGGAATGAGCGCGGGCGCAGGATTCTGCGATGTCTGCACCGAGCTGGCCGACCTCAACAAAGAGGCGGCGGAACTGGCGACGAAGATTCAGATCAACTTCGAGGAGCTTGGGGCATGAGCTGGATGCCGCAGCGCTTAGACCAACTCGGTTATCTGTCGCGTGGTCGATCAAGACACCGACCACGCGACGCCGCGCATCTGTACGACGGGCCGTACCCCTCATGACTGGACGCAGAACACGACCACCCAAGCCGAAGTCAGGGTCTTCATTCTCGACAACCTCTGGCAGGCGTTGCCACGCCCACCCTTCACGGACGAGGAGACCGAGGCAGTCGCCGATCGCGTGTACGACTTCGTCTGGCAGCAGAGCGCGAGCGGGGATGACCTGGCGGCGTAACGTGGCCTAATCAACACGCTGCACCGTACTGCCGCCCGTTGCGGTTTGGCAGGGAATCTCGACTTTTTGCGCTCGGCGTGTTGTGTAGAGTCCTGCTCGATGAATCACAGACAAGAAGGAGAGAGATATGGATTACGGTATCGTTTTGCCGCATTTCGGATCGTTCGCGAAAGAAGATGCAGTTCACCGCGTGGTCGCCGCCGCCGAGGCCGCCGAGGCGCTCGGGTATAGCACGGTGTGGGTGGTGGACCACATTATCTTCCCAGCCAAGCTCGAAGGTGGCTACGCCTTTAACCCGCTCGACCCCATTCTGGAGCCGATGACGGTCTTAGCCGCGCTGGCCATGAAAACCACCCGGGTGAAACTCGGCACGGCAGTGCTTATTCTGCCCTACCGCCATCCCATCTACACCGGCAAGGTGCTGGCCACGGTTGATGTCCTTTCCGGCGGGCGTCTGGTGGTCGGTGTCGGTGCCGGTTGGCTTGAACAGGAGTTTACCGCCCTCGGGCAATCCATCAGCGAGCGCGGCAGCCGCACCAACGAAACCATCGACATTCTGAAAGCTCTGTGGACAGAGGATGTCCCGAGCTACTCTGGCAAGCATTTTCAGTTCAGTAATATCAAATTCGTGCCTCAGCCCCTGCAAAAGCCACGACCGAAAATTCTGGTCGGCGGTATGACCCCAGGCGCGCTCCAGCGCGTGGCACGACG
The DNA window shown above is from Deltaproteobacteria bacterium and carries:
- a CDS encoding LLM class F420-dependent oxidoreductase, with protein sequence MDYGIVLPHFGSFAKEDAVHRVVAAAEAAEALGYSTVWVVDHIIFPAKLEGGYAFNPLDPILEPMTVLAALAMKTTRVKLGTAVLILPYRHPIYTGKVLATVDVLSGGRLVVGVGAGWLEQEFTALGQSISERGSRTNETIDILKALWTEDVPSYSGKHFQFSNIKFVPQPLQKPRPKILVGGMTPGALQRVARRGDGWVAMGKGPDDLVKPLETLRELTLKAGRKPEELQLNMLPLATPSLDQVIKDVPRYSELGVQHLYLSFRAWTAEFPQYMELMARFAHEVGLKG